GGCGATGGCAATATTGGTTTTTATTTAAAGAATACTGATGGAGAAGACGCTTTTACTATGGCGTCTCGGCTAAGAACAATCCAATGCAGCGACGATAAATACAATGATTTAGCGGTTAGATTTTCAAATGAATACGCTGAATTTACATTACCCAGCGGTGCAGTGGTGAGGCTGAGGTGGGAATATTTATATGGTTATGTTGTTATTTATTATAAATCCTACTCGCAGACATACAGCCACTCACAGCCATTGGTAAATACCCCCTTTGGCGCAAAACCATCCGATACTTACACATTTACGGCACACGTAAATAATCCCGGTTGGCTTGATTGCTCATTGCAAGTCGTTTATATGGACTGAGTGATAGAGTTAACCGTGGGTTTCTATGTGCTCACTAAGCTTTGCGATACGCAGGCTCATACCTTCTATAATTCTATCTTTAATTTTTTCACGTATTACATTTGGTAAGCGAGTCAGTGCTTCTGGTGTAATAGCAAGTACTATGGTGTCGGTTTTAGCGCGAGCGCTGGTACTACGCTCGCGGTTATTTATAAAGGCGCCTTCACCAATAAACTCACCAGGCTCTATAGTGCCAAGCTCCAGCAAGTGGTTATGTTTAAAAACAAGTAACGCACCACTTAATACAATGTATAAGCGTTTGTCGTTATCGTATTGTTTAAACAAAAATTGATGCTGGTTAACTAAATACAATAACCCAAACGACTCTAGTAGCATTTGTCGTTCAGCAAGGGTGAAGTCTTTAAAAAAGTGTAATCTATTCACTATTTCCATTTGTTTAAATAATGGAATGTGTTCTATTAATTTCATCCTAGGGCCAACGAGTAACAGTTCGAAACTAGCTAATATTGCGCTCTTTTAATTTGCGGGTCAACGTGTTGCGCCCCCAACCAATTTTTATGGCTGCATCTTGTTTGTGGCCAGAGCAATTAGCCAGTGCTGTTTTTATAAGGCGAGTTTCAAGCTGAGCTTGAATATCTGGCCAAATGTTTTCTTTACCTTGCTTAAGTTCTTGATTTAGCCATTGCTGAAACGCATCGAGCCAGTCACCTTCTTGTTGAACAGGTGCCGCATCAATGATCTCTGGCGGGAGGTCTTGCTCGCTAACCAGCTCCCCAGGGGCCATAACAGTTAACCAGCGGCAGGTGTTTTCAAGCTGGCGAACATTACCAGGCCAGCTAAATAGCTTAAGTTGCTCTGTAGCTTTTGGGCTTAGTACTTTACTTTCTACTTGCAGATCTTTAGCACTTTTATGTAAAAAGTGCTGTGCTAGGCGCTCAATGTCTTCGGTGCGTTCGCGTAGAGCTGGCAAGCGAAGGCGCACAACGTTTAAACGGTGAAATAAGTCATCTCTAAATTTGCCCTGTTTTACTAAATCTTCTAAATTTTGGTGTGTTGCAGCAATAATACGTACATCAACCTTAATACTTTGATGTCCGCCTACACGGTAAAATTCACCATCGGCAAGTACACGTAATAAACGTGTTTGCACATCTAGTGGCATATCACCAATCTCATCTAAAAACAGTGTACCGCCATTAGCCTGCTCAAAGCGGCCTTTTCGCACGCTATCAGCGCCGGTAAATGCGCCTTTTTCATGGCCAAATAATTCAGACTCCACAAGCTCTTTTGGAATAGCGGCCATGTTTAATGCAATAAACTGGTTTTCTTTACGTGGGCTGTGGTTATGTAAAGCACTGGCCACAAGCTCTTTACCTGTGCCTGACTCACCATTGATGAGTACGCTCATACTTGAAGCTGACAGTTTACCTATCGCTCTAAACACTTCCTGCATAGCAGGGGCTTCACCAATAATATGGGCACTTTTTGGTGGAACTTGTTTACGCTTCGTTTTTTTAGTTGAATTTGCTCTGCAAGCGCTTTCGATTAACGCAACAGCTTCGTTTAAATCAAATGGCTTGGCTAGGTACTCAAACGCACCTTTTTGAAATGCGTTAACCGCAGAGTCTAAATCTGAGTGGGCGGTCATTATAATAACCGGCAGTCCTGGGTTTTGCTCTGCTATGAGTTCTAGTAGTGCCATGCCGTCCATACCTGGCATCCGTACGTCAGATACCAACACGGTTGGCTGGCTAAACTTTAGCGCGCTTAATACGTCTTGCGCATTTGCAAAGCTTTCTGCTTCAAACCCTGCACGAGTGAGCGCTTTTTCTAATACAAAACGAATTGATGCGTCATCATCTACAAGCCAAACTGTTTTCATGCCAACTCCAAAACATTAATCTGCAAAAGGCAGATAGATATTAAATTCAGTATGGCCAGGCCAGCTATCGCAGTCTATATAACCGTCGTGCTGATCTATGAGCGTTTGTGCGATTGAAAGCCCTAGCCCTGAGCCACCTTCTTTATTGGTGATCATTGGGTAAAACAATGTTTCGCGAACGCTTGGGTCTATGCCTGGTCCATTATCAGAAACCTGGATCAACAAGGCTTTTTTAGGGGCTTTTCCGGGGCGGCGGTACTGATGATTAATGCGGGTTTTTATTTTTATTTCACCGCCATCAACTAACGCCTGTTGAGCATTACGTACAATATTAAGTACCACTTGCTGAATCTTGCCTTGGTCAATAAACACATCAGGAATACTTGGGTCGTAATCTTTAACTAGTCTAATATTTTTACAATTATCTAATGTACTTAATTTAACAACAGACTCAAGTGTTTGGTGAATATTGCCATACGACTTTTGCGGAAGCTGATTTGGCCCAAGTAGCCTATCAACTAATTCGCGTAATCGGTCGGCTTGCTCAATTATAAGCTCAGCGCATTCGTCCCTTTCTTGTTGATCTACCTCATACTGCAATAACTGCGCCGCTCCGCGTATTCCCCCTAAAGGATTTTTAATTTCGTGGGCAAGGCCCCTTATTAAATTACGTGCAGCTTGGTATTGATGCATTTGGTTAGAGGCTTTGTCGTGTTTTATTTCTTCATCAGTTTTACGACATTCAAGTAAAATATAGCGTTCGTTTTTAAGCTTAACTTGGCGCGATGTAATGGCTATTTTTGCATGGCGAGAATCGATAAAGACCACGTCAGCTCTGTGCTGACTGCAGTCTACACCATCCACAAGTGAGTACTGGGCTATGCGCTCTAAATCCACAGAGTGATAATTAAATAAGCTGTTAAAGGTTTGCCCAATAATGCGCTTTTTACCTAATCCGAGGAGTTCGCTGGTGCTGGTGTTGGCATAAACAAGGGTAAAACTTTTATCAAGTAACATGACCGATGTTGTTTGGTTTTGCCAAATGGCATTAAGAAGTTCGGGGCTGAAATTTTGATTGTTTGACATTTTTGCACCACTTTAGTGCGTTAATATTTGCAAGCAAGTTTTAATCAGTAAATACTGCTGCGCTAATTCTATTATCTGAGTCATTGTACTTAGTTTATAGCCTTTCTCTGCATAACAAAGGTGCTAGGCTGGCTGATTGCAATGGCTTGATTTTGTTTATTATAAAGTTTGAGATACAAAGTATGAGTGCCGTTTTCTACATCCCGTATAGCAAACGTTGATAAACCGCTTGCGGGTCCATACGCATTACCGTTTAAAAATAGCTGTACAGTAAAGCCTGCCTCAAAACGCGGTGTTATTCTGCTTGTTACGTACACTGAGCCTGTGTTCTCGCGCACAGTTTGGTTATGAGTAGGTGACGATATCATAATTTGAAAACGATTAAGGCGCGTTGGTTGTAGTGAATCAGGGGTGTGTTTATCGGTATCAGACAAAGTAAGATCTTGGCTATTTAATTTTATTTCATGCGCGCCACTGCGTGGTGTATCTGAGAACACTAAAACACCATTTTTATCTTTCCAAGCATAAATCTTATCATTGCCTGCATAACTATAAATGCTTAATCCTAAAGCAAAAAATAGTAATAATATCCTGTAATTCACATTGCTACCCTGCATCTTTTGTAATTACATAACTTTAGTGGAGATAACCCTAATTTACCATAAAAAAAAGCCCGCTAAGCGGGCTTGAGAACACACATTTATTATCTTATCGATAATTTACTCTGCAGCGTATTAAACGCTGTAGTACATTTCAAACTCAACAGGGTGAGTTGTCATGTTAAGCTTTTCAACTTCTTGAGATTTAAGTGCAATGTAAGCATCGATTAAATCATCAGTAAATACGCCACCTTGCGTTAAGAATTCACGGTCAGCACTAAGTGCTTCTAGCGCTTCATCTAGTGAAGATGCAACTTGAGGAATTTCTGCTGCTTCTTCTGCTGGTAGGTCGTATAAATCCTTATCCATAGCATCACCAGGGTGGATCTTGTTTTTAATACCGTCAAGGCCAGCCATAAGCATTGCAGAGAAAGCAAGGTATGGGTTAGCAGTTGGATCTGGGAAGCGTACTTCGATACGACGACCTTTTTCAGATGGTACCACCGGAATACGAATTGATGCAGAACGGTTACGTGCAGAGTATGCAAGCATTACCGGTGCTTCAAAACCTGGTACTAAACGTTTGTACGAGTTAGTAGAGGCATTTGCAAACGCATTAATTGCTTTAGCGTGCTTAATAATACCGCCAATGTAGTAAAGTGCATCTTCAGAAAGACCACCGTACTTATCACCAGCAAAAAGGTTAACGCCGTCTTTTGCTAAAGATTGGTGACAGTGCATACCAGAGCCGTTATCGCCAACAACAGGCTTAGGCATAAACGTAGCTGTTTTTCCGTAAAGGTGAGCCATGTTATGGATAACATATTTCATCTCTTGGATTTCATCCGCTTTTAATACCATAGTATTAAAGCGAGTTGCGATTTCGTTTTGACCTGCTGTTGCTACTTCGTGGTGATGCGCTTCTACTACTTGACCTAGTTCTTCAAGTACTAAACACGTAGCTGAACGCCAGTCTTGTGAAGAGTCAACAGGTGAACATGGGAAGTAACCACCTTTAACACCTGGACGATGACCCGTGTTGCCGCCTTCATACTCTTTATCTGAGTTCCATGCTGCTTCAACAGCATCAATTTTGTACATAGAACCTGACATATCTGATTTGTATTTAACATCATCAAATAAGAAAAATTCTGGTTCAGGACCAAATAAAACTGTATCTGCGATACCGGTAGATTTCATGTACTCTTCAGCGCGTTTAGCAACTGAACGAGGGTCACGCTCGTAACCTTGTAGTGTAGATGGCTCTACAACATCACAACGTACAATTAGCGTTGCTTCTTCTGTAAATGGGTCTAATTTTACTGAATCAGCCACTGGCATAAGTACCATGTCTGATTCGTTAATGCCTTTCCAACCTGCAATTGAAGAGCCGTCAAACATTTTGCCGTCTTCAAAAAAATCTTCATCTACTTGGTGATGAGGAATAGAAACATGTTGTTCTTTACCTCTAGTATCAGTAAAGCGTAAATCAATGAACTTAACGTCATTTTCTTTAATAAAATCTAAAACCGATTGTGACATGTGTCCTCCAACTGTTGGGTTTTATTATTGCTGCATTAAATGCTTTGGTTTTTAGTAAGCTGATTCTATGCCATTATTTTAACCTACTGTTTATTAAGTTAAAAAATATGACTGCACAAAAATGGCCATGCGCATTGCACTTTATTGGTGCGTAAAATATCCATAATGGTGCAAAAAATTCACACTTAAATTTGCATGTATTTTAATCACCTAAATCAGCTTAACTGAAATAGTAAATAGTGCCAAAGCAATCAACAAATTAGCCAAAAAATGACAATTTATGTAATTTGTCGAAATTTATTTCATATAAATGTCATATAAAAAACAGATACTTAGTAAAAGTATTAAGAAAGTTTTTAAAATTGTATTGGATAAACTTTCATCCATGTCATTAATGAGGGATAATATGCGCCCTTTTAAATCCTATGCTGGGACATCTGGTGAAAACGCAGATGAGTGCGTAGATCTTGCAGGATCAATGAGAATAAACTTCTCTGAGTAAAAATATGAGCATCGAACAGTTAAGAAATATAGCGATTATCGCGCACGTTGACCACGGTAAAACAACATTGGTTGACAAACTACTTGAGCAATCAGGTACATTAGAAACACGCGGCGGTAACGAAGAGCGTGTGATGGACTCAAACGACATTGAGAAAGAACGTGGTATTACCATTTTGGCTAAAAACACAGCCATTTCTTGGAAAGACTACCATATCAATATCGTAGATACCCCGGGACACGCCGATTTTGGTGGTGAAGTTGAACGCGTACTTTCGATGGCTGACTCAGTATTATTACTTGTTGATGCTCAAGAAGGTCCAATGCCGCAAACGCGTTTCGTAACGCAAAAAGCATTCGCGCAAGGCTTAAAGCCAATTGTTGTTATCAACAAAATCGACAAGCCAGGTGCACGTCCTGATTGGGTTATGGATCAAATCTTTGATTTATTCGATAACCTTGGTGCAACTGACGAACAGCTAGACTTTAAAGTAATCTACGCTTCAGCAATCAACGGTTGGGCTACACTTGATTTAGACGAGCCGTCTGACAACATGGAACCTATGTTCCAAATGATCGTTGACGAAGTATCACCACCGGATGCAGATCCTGAAGGTGACTTCCAAATGCAAATTTCTCAGCTTGATTACAACTCTTATAAGGGTGTAATCGGTATCGGCCGTATCAAACGTGGTTCTGTTGTGCCTAACCAGCAAGTAACAATTGTTAGTGCTGATGGCTCTACGCGTAACGGCAAAATTGGTTCAGTACAAAGTTACCTAGGTCTTGAGCGTATCGAAACAGAAAAAGCTTACGCTGGTAACATTGTAACTGTAACAGGTCTTGGCGAGCTTAAGATTTCAGATACTGTTTGTTGTCCTAATAACGTTGAAGCATTACCACCACTAAGTGTTGATGAGCCAACAGTTACAATGACGTTCTCTGTAAATAACTCTCCTTTCTGTGGTAAAGAAGGTAAGTTTGTTACATCACGTAATATCCGTGAGCGTTTAGACAAAGAATTAGTACACAACGTTGCACTTCGTGTTGCAGATACAGATAACCCAGATAGCTTCCGCGTATCGGGCCGTGGTGAATTACACCTTGGTATCTTAATCGAAAACATGCGTCGTGAAGGTTACGAGCTAGCTGTATCTCGTCCTGAAGTAATCTTACGTACTGTTGATGGCGTATTAGAAGAACCGTACGAAACACTAACAATTGACTGTGAAGAAGAGCACCAAGGCTCTATCATGGAGCAAATTGGTCTTCGTAAAGGTGAACTTACTGATATGGCACCAGATGGCAAAGGCCGTATGCGTTTAGACTTTATGATCCCAAGCCGTGGTTTAATCGGTTTCCAAACTGAGTTCATGACACTTACTTCAGGCTCTGGTTTACTTTACCATACGTTCGATCACTACGGTCCGCATAAAGGTGGCGAGCTAGGTGTTCGTAAGAACGGTGTAATGATTGCAAATGCAACAGGTAAAGCACTTACTAACGCATTATTCAACTTACAAGAGCGTGGTAAATTATTCATCGGTCACGGTGTTGAAGTTTACGAAGGTATGGTTATCGGTATTCATAGCCGCGATAACGACCTTACAGTAAACGCACTTAAAGGTAAGCAACTTACTAACGTTCGTGCATCTGGTACAGATGAAGCACAAACACTTACGCCACCATTGAACTACACACTTGAGCAAGCGCTTGAGTTTATCGATGATGACGAGTTAGTAGAAGTAACACCTGAGAACATCCGTATTCGTAAACGTCACTTAACTGAAAGTGAGCGTAAGCGTGCGGGTCGTGCTGCTAAAGCTTAATTGCCTTTAGAATAAGCATAGTAAAAGCCGCTGTATTGCAAAATACAGCGGCTTTTTTGTTTTTAAAGTAGAGAAGCTTTCAGTTTTTAGTTATCAGTATAGAGCTCTAAAAGCGCAGCGCCTCTTATCCTCTTGATGAATAATTCACTTAAAAAATATTTGCACAAAGAGAAGGGAGTGAGCAGTAAATGAGTCAGAGCTTAATCAATCGATAACGCAAAGCATCGTAATAGTTGCTATATATTTTTTCGTTGGGTTTCGCTGTGCTCGACCCAACGTTTTCAATTATTGTATTAATGGTTACTTACTTTTTGGCAGCAGGGTGATTTTGCCAAATACGTCTGCATCTATAAAACCACGGTTTCTGTCGCCATTGACTGGTTGTACTTCATGGGAGCCCATAAAGTGCTCGCGTATTTCGCTGCCATCATTATCACAATACGCGAGCATAAAACCAATAACTTGGTTTTCGCTAAGTGTAATGGGTGTGTTTACAACGCCTTCTTGGTAATCGTTAGGGTAGAGCTTTATAGCGACTTCCCAGGTAATATTATAAGGCGCTTGGGTATTACGCTTCCAGTTACTCTGTAAGTGGTCGGTGTATAAATGGGCTTTTTTATCAGGGCCGTAATCGGCGGCTTGGTTATCAAGGCCAATATGATAGGCCAACGCGGTATGATTAAACTGATGAATACCGCCTGAGGCGTCGCTATCGATAAAAATTTCCAGCGCATCGTCATCCCAATATTTTACGGTTGGGTCTGGGTGTGTATCAATTAACACATCATCCACAATGTCAGCTTGAAGGTATAAATAATTTTTATCCCATAATAAACGATAGCGGCCTTTAAAATCTGCATCTGATGAGGGCAATGTACCATCCATTAAATGAGGCATGTCATGCCATGTTGCTTCATTCCATGCACTTTCAGATACGCCATCAACAGTTATAGGTGTAGAGGTATGCGCTACATCTATGGCCATGACCGGTGTACTTAATAAACAGCCTAACGCTAAAAAATGTTTTTTCATGAGTTTCTCAAAACTTTTATTGATATAACAATCATCCTAAAGCAGTTGAGCAATGAGTTACAGTGAAATACTTTCGCCTTCGTTGAGAATATATAGCGGCGTTTGAGTGTTCATTTCATCAGCCATATGTAATAAGCGCAGCAAGGCTGAATGGCTAGTGTGATCGCCCATTCTCCAACTTGAGTTACCATAACCCCACGGTATCATTACTTTGCAGTTAAGATCTTGTGATGCGGTAAGTGCATCCTCAGGTGTAGTGTGCACATAACGATACCATTTGGGGCTCTCTTCGCTGTAATACGAGGCTATGGGCAGTAGGCATATGTCTATATCGCCATATTTTTGTTGAATGTCTTTAAAGTGCTTTGAATAACCGGTGTCGCCTGCAAAAAATAAGGTATTGCCGTTTTGCTCAAGTAACCAGCCATTCCAAAGGTCTTTATCGTTATCTTCATAAATAAAAGGCACTAATATACGGCTACTAAAATGATGCGCTGGTAAGGCGTGAATTGTTAAATCATTAAATTGTGTTTTTGCGTACCAAGCCATTTCGCTAATGTTAAATCCGCCAGTAGGGAAGTTGTCGGCCAAACCGAGTGGCGTTAAGTAGCGAGGTTTATTACCAAGCTCTTTTATATCGGCTTTATTAAAATGATCGTAATGAATATGCGAGTACATCACTGCACTTAAGTTTTTAAGCTCGTGTTGTGTAAGCCAATCGCCGGGTTGCCTGTAAAACCCTGAGGCTAACCTAAAGGCTAAATCAACAGGGGAATCAAATTGCTCTTTTACAGGGTCAAATAGCACGTGTTGCCCGTTCGGTGTGCGAACCATAAACCCAGCGTGCCCCAGCCAGCGTAAAGTAAAGCCCGTATTTAAATTAATGGGGTTTTGCTCAGCAATAAATTGGCAGTTTTTGCTGTCTTTTTCGCACTGTAATTTAGGGCTAGGCGGGTAGCAGTCGGTTTCGCAGGTGGTTAGGTACGTTTTTTTACCTGGGTAGAGGTTGTGGTAGCGGCCTTTGCGATCGCCATCTTGATGTAGCGGAGTAATGGTATTTTCCCCTGCAATCACCTCAATGCGATTAGCGGTTTCGCAAGCGCTAAGCAGTGTTGATGCAAGTATTAGGGTGATAGCTTTGTACTTCATTTTTATTGTTCTAGTTATTGTTTTTACTAAAGTATAACAACAGCAGCGCATTAGCATATAGTTCAAAGGTAACAAAAAGTAACATTAAAAAAGCCTGCAATTTAGCAGGCTTAGTAAACGGGTTTAAACTAATTAGCCAGCGCTATTCATTTGCTCAATAAACTTGTTCGAATCGGCAATTGATTTATTCATGTCATTCATCAGTACTTGAATGTCGCGTTTAAGGTTAGTGAATTCACCTTTAATAGCGGCAACCGCTTGTGCGTTTAAGTTATGCTTTAAGTACAGTACGTTATCTTGTAAAGAAGATAATACTGGTTCCATTTTGCTCTCGGCGCTGCGCATAGAGCGCAGTAACTGGCTAAATTGGCGCTGTGTTGCAGCTAACTTTTTACTGCTTTCGCGTTTAAGTGAGGCACTTTTATATTGCTCTAACTCATCACTCCACTCATCAAATAAAGCCTCGGCTACGTCTTCTACTTTATTAATGTTGCTTGATACTTCGTTAGCCGCGGCTAAGCTCGACTCGTAATCGTCGTTAAGTTGGTTGTAGGCATCTTGTAACTCGCCGCCATCAAAATTAATTAAGGTTGTTAGGCGCTCAAGTGCGGATTGAAATTCTTCTTGCGACTCTTGCTGTGAATCTTTGGTTTCCTCTACGCGGTCAATAAGAATGTCGCGCTTATGTACACCTACTTTTTCCATCGCTGAATAATAGGCCGACTGACAGCCCGATAAGGTAAGCGTAATGGCCAAAACCGATGCGCTAAGTAAAGTTTGTTTTTTCATTTGGTTCCCTATTTACTAGTAAGTGCTGTAAATTATGGTGCTGATTGTTATCATAATCAAAATTCAATTAGCATAAGTCAATTGTATGAATGATAAGCTCTCCCTTTATAAACAGCAAGCTATCTCCTTTTTAAGGCAGCAGCCAGGCTGGTGGATGCAGTATGTTAATCGCTGTATCGACGATCAAATTACAGTGAATGCTGGCTACCTTGCCTATGTTACTTTACTTTCGTTAGTGCCTTTAATTGCGGTAGGTGTGGCAATATTTTCGGCTTTTCCGGGGTTTGAGTCGACCCGCATAGCCATAGAAAGCTTTTTATTCACTAACTTTGTACCTACCTCGTCAGATGTCATTAAAGAGCACATAAGCTCCTTTGCGGGCAATGCAAACCAAATGACAGCAGTCGGTATTGGTTTTTTAGCAGCGATTGCGCTGCTGCTGATACGTAATGTTGATGCCACGCTTAATCGCATTTGGCGAATTAAGAAAAAACGCCCTATGATGATCTCTTTTGCTGTTTATTGGATGGTATTAAGCCTAGGTCCGGTGCTACTGGGTGCAAGTATTGGTGTTACTTCGTATATTGTGTCGTTGGTTTCGTTTGCCGATCAGGGCATTCCTGGGTTTAGTGGCTTTTTATTAAAGCTGGTACCCTATGGTTTTTCGATGATTGGCTTTTTAATGTTATATACCTTAGTGCCTAATACACCTGTCTCTATTAGGGCTGCACTACCAGGCGCGCTTTTTGCGGCAGTTTTATTTGAACTGACTAAAAAAGGCTTTGCACTTTACATTAGTCACTTTCCATCGTACGAAGTAATTTACGGTGCTGTTGCGACCATACCTATTTTATTTGTGTGGGTGTATTTATCTTGGGTGGTGGTGTTACTAGGCGCTGAATTTACAGCATGTATTAGCCCAAATGATATTGAAGATACCCCAGAAATTGAACTTGAAGAAGAGCTAAACTTAAAGGATACGCATTAAATGCAAGGGTTAATACAGCGCGTAAAACACGCAAAAGTAGAAGTTAATAACCAAGTAATTGGCCAAATAGAACAAGGTATATTACTGCTTTTAGGTGTAGAAAAACCAGATGATGAACAAGCAGCCGATAAGCTACTGCATAAAGTAAGTAATTACCGTATTTTTACCGATGAAAACGACAAAATGAACTTAAGCCTAAAAGATATAGGTGGAGAGTTATTAGTGGTTTCGCAATTTACATTAGCGGCTAACACCAAAAAAGGCATGCGGCCGAGCTTTTCATCAGCTGCCACACCTAGCCAAGCTAACGAGCTTTACGAGTACTTTGTAACGCAAGCCAAAGCTCAAGGTATTAGCGTGGCAACAGGAGAGTTTGGCGCCGATATGCAAGTGAGCCTGTGTAACGATGGACCTGTTACCTTTAACTTATCGGTTTAATTATCAGATTTAGTAACAATAACGATATGATTAACAAAGCCTGCTACTTTATGCGGGCTTACTTTTACCCCAAATACATTTAGCAATAACTGCTGCAATTGAATTAACTGCGACTCATGCTGCGATAAAAAGTTAATAAATAGTGTGCCACCCACATTGAGCGCATCATATATTCTTTGATAAAAAGCCCGTTCGAATAAAAACCGCGGTGCATCTATTTGGCTAAATAAATCTAGAATAATCCAGTCATTGCTATGTGCTTTGCTAAGTATATTTTGCGCGTCATCGCATACCACATTAGCTTGTTTTTCTATGGCAAAAAAATCGCTATAGCAGGCGATAATATCAGCGTTTTTCTCAACGGATGTTATTTGAACGTGTGGATAGGTATGTTGTAA
The genomic region above belongs to Pseudoalteromonas sp. MM1 and contains:
- a CDS encoding DUF2959 domain-containing protein, producing the protein MKKQTLLSASVLAITLTLSGCQSAYYSAMEKVGVHKRDILIDRVEETKDSQQESQEEFQSALERLTTLINFDGGELQDAYNQLNDDYESSLAAANEVSSNINKVEDVAEALFDEWSDELEQYKSASLKRESSKKLAATQRQFSQLLRSMRSAESKMEPVLSSLQDNVLYLKHNLNAQAVAAIKGEFTNLKRDIQVLMNDMNKSIADSNKFIEQMNSAG
- a CDS encoding virulence factor BrkB family protein, encoding MNDKLSLYKQQAISFLRQQPGWWMQYVNRCIDDQITVNAGYLAYVTLLSLVPLIAVGVAIFSAFPGFESTRIAIESFLFTNFVPTSSDVIKEHISSFAGNANQMTAVGIGFLAAIALLLIRNVDATLNRIWRIKKKRPMMISFAVYWMVLSLGPVLLGASIGVTSYIVSLVSFADQGIPGFSGFLLKLVPYGFSMIGFLMLYTLVPNTPVSIRAALPGALFAAVLFELTKKGFALYISHFPSYEVIYGAVATIPILFVWVYLSWVVVLLGAEFTACISPNDIEDTPEIELEEELNLKDTH
- the dtd gene encoding D-aminoacyl-tRNA deacylase translates to MQGLIQRVKHAKVEVNNQVIGQIEQGILLLLGVEKPDDEQAADKLLHKVSNYRIFTDENDKMNLSLKDIGGELLVVSQFTLAANTKKGMRPSFSSAATPSQANELYEYFVTQAKAQGISVATGEFGADMQVSLCNDGPVTFNLSV
- a CDS encoding spermidine synthase, giving the protein MLNVMSDFIAPSTGVITGHFISRSQAIGELVYWHKYAGDHIQVRQYGQLRWLLINDTLQSVIELNNPQRLLFPHLTYLAKQWQTLAAPNRVLELGLGGGAIRNYLQHTYPHVQITSVEKNADIIACYSDFFAIEKQANVVCDDAQNILSKAHSNDWIILDLFSQIDAPRFLFERAFYQRIYDALNVGGTLFINFLSQHESQLIQLQQLLLNVFGVKVSPHKVAGFVNHIVIVTKSDN